The proteins below are encoded in one region of Serratia symbiotica:
- a CDS encoding type II toxin-antitoxin system HicB family antitoxin yields MLYPVAIDKGDSSFGVRVPDIPGCFSGGDNYQDAIESVREAIDAHIELLVEDGEAVPEATSVENWLADPDYAGVVWALVDVDVTRLMGKAEKINVTLPSLLIRRIDQFVAAHPEYGSRSGFLSRLAADKVIGRAKI; encoded by the coding sequence ATGTTGTATCCCGTTGCTATTGATAAAGGCGATTCATCCTTCGGCGTTCGCGTACCTGATATTCCAGGCTGCTTCTCTGGCGGCGACAACTATCAGGATGCGATTGAGAGCGTGCGTGAGGCTATCGACGCACATATCGAATTACTGGTGGAAGATGGTGAAGCAGTGCCGGAAGCGACCAGCGTGGAAAACTGGCTGGCCGATCCCGATTATGCGGGGGTAGTGTGGGCGCTGGTTGATGTTGACGTTACCCGGTTGATGGGGAAAGCGGAAAAAATCAACGTAACGCTTCCTTCTTTGCTGATCCGCCGTATCGATCAGTTTGTCGCTGCGCATCCTGAGTATGGTAGTCGTTCAGGCTTCCTGTCCCGTTTGGCGGCTGATAAAGTGATAGGTAGAGCCAAAATCTAA
- a CDS encoding type II toxin-antitoxin system HicA family toxin, whose translation MDSRNAIAMVEADGWYLVRVKGSHHQFKHPTKKGLVTVKHPQKDIPLPTLKSIKKQEGL comes from the coding sequence ATGGATAGCAGGAATGCAATAGCAATGGTAGAAGCCGATGGGTGGTATCTGGTGAGAGTAAAAGGCAGTCATCACCAGTTCAAGCACCCAACGAAAAAAGGGCTGGTAACGGTAAAACATCCCCAAAAGGACATACCGCTACCAACACTGAAAAGTATCAAAAAACAGGAGGGGCTTTAA
- the prfC gene encoding peptide chain release factor 3: MSNLSFAAQVAARRTFAIISHPDAGKTTITEKVLLFGQAIQTAGTVKGRGSSQHAKSDWMEMEKQRGISITTSVMQFPYRDSLVNLLDTPGHEDFSEDTYRTLTAVDCCLMVIDAAKGVEDRTRKLMEVTRLRDTPILTFMNKLDRDIRDPMEVMDEVERELNIACAPITWPIGCGKLFKGVYHLYKDETYLYQTGKGHTIQEVRLVKGLGNPELDALVGEDLAAQLREELELVQGASHTFDKQAFLSGALTPVFFGTALGNFGVDHMLDGLVAWAPAPMPRKTDTREVVAAEEKFTGFVFKIQANMDPKHRDRVAFMRVVSGRYEKGMKLRQVRTGKDVVISDALTFMAGDRSQVEEAYPGDIIGLHNHGTIQIGDTFTQGEDMKFTGIPNFAPELFRRIRLRDPLKQKQLLKGLVQLSEEGAVQVFRPIANNDLIVGAVGVLQFDVVVARLKSEYNVEALYESVNVSTARWVECNDVKKFEEFKRKNELNLALDGGDNLSYIAPTLVNLNLTQERYPEVVFRKTREH; this comes from the coding sequence ATGTCTAACCTCAGCTTTGCCGCGCAGGTAGCGGCTAGACGTACATTTGCCATCATCTCGCATCCCGATGCCGGTAAAACCACCATTACCGAAAAGGTGCTGCTGTTCGGGCAGGCGATCCAAACTGCTGGCACGGTAAAAGGTCGTGGTTCAAGCCAACACGCCAAATCCGATTGGATGGAAATGGAAAAGCAACGTGGGATCTCGATCACCACCTCGGTAATGCAGTTTCCATATCGCGACAGCCTGGTCAACCTGCTGGATACACCGGGGCATGAAGATTTCTCCGAAGATACCTACCGCACCCTGACCGCCGTTGACTGCTGCCTGATGGTGATCGACGCCGCCAAGGGCGTTGAGGATCGTACCCGCAAGCTGATGGAAGTCACCCGCCTGCGCGATACGCCAATCCTGACTTTTATGAACAAGCTGGATCGCGACATCCGCGATCCGATGGAAGTGATGGATGAAGTGGAGCGTGAGCTAAACATCGCCTGCGCACCCATCACTTGGCCTATCGGCTGCGGCAAGCTGTTTAAAGGCGTTTATCATCTGTACAAGGATGAGACCTACCTGTATCAGACCGGTAAAGGCCACACTATTCAGGAAGTGCGCCTCGTCAAAGGCTTGGGCAACCCGGAGCTGGATGCGCTGGTGGGAGAAGATCTGGCGGCGCAGCTACGTGAAGAGCTGGAGTTGGTGCAGGGTGCATCCCATACGTTCGATAAACAAGCGTTCCTCAGCGGCGCACTGACACCGGTGTTCTTTGGCACCGCCTTGGGCAACTTTGGTGTGGATCATATGCTGGATGGCCTGGTGGCGTGGGCACCTGCACCGATGCCGCGCAAAACCGACACCCGTGAAGTGGTGGCGGCGGAAGAAAAATTCACCGGCTTTGTGTTTAAGATCCAGGCCAATATGGATCCAAAACACCGTGACCGCGTAGCCTTTATGCGCGTGGTGTCTGGTCGTTACGAAAAAGGCATGAAGCTGCGCCAGGTGCGCACTGGCAAAGACGTGGTGATTTCCGATGCGCTGACCTTTATGGCCGGTGACCGTTCGCAGGTGGAAGAAGCCTATCCCGGTGACATCATCGGCTTGCACAACCACGGCACTATTCAGATCGGCGATACCTTCACCCAGGGCGAGGATATGAAGTTCACCGGCATCCCGAACTTTGCGCCGGAGCTGTTCCGCCGCATTCGCTTGCGCGATCCGCTGAAGCAGAAACAGTTGCTAAAAGGGCTGGTACAGCTCTCTGAAGAAGGGGCAGTGCAGGTATTCCGCCCGATTGCCAATAACGACCTGATCGTCGGTGCGGTCGGCGTGCTACAGTTTGACGTAGTGGTCGCGCGCCTGAAAAGTGAATACAACGTGGAAGCGCTGTATGAGTCGGTCAACGTGTCAACAGCCCGCTGGGTTGAGTGCAATGATGTGAAGAAGTTCGAAGAGTTCAAGCGTAAAAACGAGCTTAACCTGGCGCTGGATGGTGGGGATAACCTGTCCTATATCGCGCCGACCCTGGTTAACCTCAACCTGACGCAGGAACGTTATCCCGAGGTGGTGTTCCGTAAAACGCGTGAACACTGA
- a CDS encoding TatD family hydrolase yields the protein MRDDFTDTHCHFDFPPFSGHEVESLALAERVGVRKIIVPAVTADRFVRVLKLAHDYPPLFAALGLHPLYIAQHHEPHLEQLAAFLASQPPKLVAVGEIGLDLTMENPQFERQQRLLHAQLALAKQHRLPVILHSRRTHDQLAAVLRRLALPRCGVVHGFAGSWSQAQAFVRLGYYIGVGGTISYPRAQKTRSVMAQLPLSSLLLETDAPDMPLAGYQGQPNRPERIAEVFQVLCSLRPEPADEIADHLQRNAQALFALSV from the coding sequence ATGCGCGATGATTTCACCGATACCCATTGTCATTTCGACTTCCCGCCGTTCAGCGGGCATGAGGTAGAAAGCTTGGCGCTGGCCGAACGGGTCGGGGTGCGGAAGATTATCGTGCCAGCGGTGACCGCCGACCGCTTTGTGCGGGTGTTGAAATTGGCGCATGACTATCCACCACTGTTCGCCGCGCTAGGCTTACACCCGCTGTACATCGCCCAGCATCATGAGCCGCACTTGGAGCAACTGGCAGCATTTCTGGCCAGCCAACCGCCCAAACTGGTGGCAGTTGGGGAAATCGGCCTCGATCTGACGATGGAAAACCCGCAATTTGAGCGCCAGCAGCGCTTGTTACACGCCCAGTTGGCATTGGCGAAGCAGCATAGGCTACCGGTGATCCTGCATTCCCGCCGTACCCACGATCAACTGGCGGCGGTGCTGCGCCGTCTGGCGTTACCGCGTTGCGGCGTAGTGCACGGTTTCGCGGGGAGTTGGTCGCAGGCACAGGCGTTTGTGCGTCTTGGTTATTATATCGGCGTGGGCGGTACCATCAGCTACCCACGGGCGCAGAAAACCCGCAGCGTAATGGCGCAACTGCCGTTAAGCTCGCTACTGTTGGAAACCGACGCCCCTGATATGCCGCTGGCCGGTTATCAAGGGCAGCCGAATCGCCCAGAGCGCATTGCCGAGGTGTTTCAGGTGCTGTGCAGCCTGCGACCAGAGCCAGCCGATGAGATAGCCGATCATTTGCAGCGCAATGCGCAAGCGCTGTTCGCTCTTTCTGTTTAA
- the deoC gene encoding deoxyribose-phosphate aldolase, with product MTKLTAAAQRALNLMDLTTLNDDDTEEKVIALCRQANSPAGPTAAICIYPRFIPAARKALREQGTPDIRIATVANFPQGNDDIDIALAETRAAIAYGADEVDVVFPYRALIAGNEQVGFELVKQCKQVCQAANVLLKVIIESGELKQASLIRKASEIVINAGADFIKTSTGKVSVNATLESAELMMSVIRDMGVAQTVGFKPAGGVRTAEDALHYLQLADRLLGEGWADVRHFRFGASSLLTSLLAAQDYNVQASASGY from the coding sequence ATGACCAAACTAACCGCCGCAGCGCAACGTGCGCTGAATTTAATGGATTTAACCACGCTGAATGATGACGACACCGAGGAGAAAGTGATCGCGCTGTGTCGTCAGGCCAATAGCCCGGCTGGCCCTACGGCAGCCATCTGCATCTACCCGCGTTTTATCCCGGCAGCGCGTAAGGCTCTGCGAGAGCAGGGAACGCCAGACATCCGCATTGCGACCGTGGCTAACTTCCCGCAGGGTAATGACGATATCGACATCGCGTTGGCAGAAACCCGCGCCGCCATCGCCTATGGTGCGGATGAGGTGGATGTAGTGTTCCCATATCGCGCGCTGATCGCCGGTAACGAGCAAGTGGGTTTTGAACTGGTCAAACAGTGCAAACAGGTTTGCCAAGCCGCCAACGTACTGCTGAAAGTGATCATCGAAAGCGGTGAACTGAAGCAGGCCTCTCTGATCCGCAAAGCGTCCGAAATCGTCATCAACGCGGGTGCTGACTTTATCAAGACCTCCACTGGCAAGGTATCGGTTAACGCCACGTTGGAAAGCGCCGAGTTGATGATGTCGGTGATCCGCGATATGGGTGTGGCGCAGACGGTAGGCTTCAAACCGGCTGGCGGTGTGCGCACCGCAGAGGACGCGTTGCACTATCTGCAACTTGCCGATCGTCTTCTGGGCGAAGGCTGGGCCGATGTGCGCCATTTCCGCTTCGGTGCTTCCAGCCTGCTAACCAGCCTGCTGGCTGCGCAGGACTATAACGTTCAGGCATCCGCTAGCGGTTACTGA
- the deoA gene encoding thymidine phosphorylase → MFLAQEIIRKKRNGQPLSEEEIRFFINGIRDNVVSEGQIAALAMAIYFHDMTTAERVALTMAMRDSGTVLDWKSLSLNGPIVDKHSTGGVGDVVSLMLGPMVAACGGYVPMIAGRGLGHTGGTLDKLEAIPGFNIFPDDNTFRKIIQDVGVAIVGQSRSLAPADQRFYATRDITATVESIPLITASILAKKLAEGLDALVMDVKVGSGAFMPTYTLSLDLAQAIVNVANGAGCKTTALLTDMNQVLASSAGNAVEVREAVRFLTGEYRNPRLLAVTLALCVECLLSGGLAKDDADARAKLWAVLDNGKAAEVFGRMVAAQQGPADFIERYDSYLPVAAFSKPVYAEKPGIISAMDTRMLGIAVVSLGGGRRCATDNIDYSVGLTAIACLGDQVDTQQPLAVIHANDQQSWQQAAAALRSAITLSDTAPQTTPMVYQRITA, encoded by the coding sequence TTGTTCCTGGCACAAGAAATAATTCGTAAGAAACGCAACGGCCAGCCATTGAGCGAAGAAGAAATCCGTTTTTTCATCAACGGTATCCGCGATAACGTGGTTTCCGAAGGTCAAATCGCAGCGCTGGCGATGGCCATTTATTTCCACGATATGACTACGGCAGAGCGCGTCGCGCTTACCATGGCGATGCGTGATTCTGGCACAGTGCTAGACTGGAAAAGCCTGTCGTTAAATGGCCCGATCGTCGATAAACACTCGACCGGTGGCGTGGGTGATGTCGTTTCGCTGATGCTTGGCCCGATGGTGGCGGCCTGCGGCGGCTACGTGCCGATGATCGCTGGCCGAGGCTTGGGGCATACCGGTGGCACACTGGACAAGTTGGAAGCCATTCCGGGATTTAACATCTTTCCAGACGATAACACCTTTCGCAAGATTATTCAGGATGTTGGTGTAGCGATTGTCGGCCAGAGCCGTTCGCTGGCACCGGCGGATCAGCGCTTCTACGCCACCCGCGACATTACCGCGACCGTTGAGTCAATCCCGCTGATCACCGCCTCGATTTTGGCGAAGAAGCTGGCAGAAGGTCTGGATGCACTGGTCATGGACGTGAAAGTGGGATCCGGGGCCTTTATGCCGACTTATACGCTATCGCTGGATCTGGCACAGGCGATCGTCAATGTGGCCAATGGTGCTGGGTGCAAGACCACGGCGCTACTGACTGACATGAATCAGGTGCTGGCCTCCAGTGCTGGCAACGCGGTAGAAGTGCGTGAAGCGGTGCGCTTCCTGACCGGTGAATACCGCAACCCGCGCCTACTGGCAGTCACCCTGGCACTGTGTGTGGAGTGCTTGCTGTCTGGTGGCCTGGCGAAAGATGATGCCGATGCGCGAGCCAAACTGTGGGCGGTATTGGACAATGGCAAGGCCGCAGAGGTGTTTGGCCGCATGGTGGCAGCACAACAAGGCCCGGCCGACTTCATTGAGCGCTACGATAGCTATTTGCCAGTAGCGGCCTTCAGCAAGCCAGTCTATGCCGAGAAGCCCGGCATCATCAGCGCCATGGATACCCGAATGTTGGGCATAGCGGTCGTATCGCTGGGCGGTGGCCGTCGATGCGCCACTGACAACATCGATTACAGCGTTGGCTTGACCGCGATAGCGTGCCTGGGTGACCAAGTCGATACCCAGCAGCCGCTGGCGGTGATCCACGCCAATGACCAACAAAGCTGGCAGCAAGCGGCCGCTGCACTGCGCAGTGCCATAACACTGAGTGACACCGCACCGCAAACAACGCCGATGGTGTATCAGCGCATCACGGCATAG
- the deoB gene encoding phosphopentomutase: MKRIFIMVLDSFGIGASADAERFGDQGADTLGHIAEVCARGEANVGRQGPLTLPNLSRLGLGKAAQASTGKFPQGLDSNADIMGAYAYASELSSGKDTPSGHWEIAGVPVLFDWGYFNDPHHSFPQELLDTLVERANLPGYLGNCHSSGTVILDQLGAEHMKTGKPIFYTSADSVFQIACHEETFGLDRLYTLCEIAREALTAGGYNIGRVIARPFVGDKPGEFQRTGNRHDLAVEPPAPTVLKKLVDEKGGEVVSIGKIADIYANVGITKQVKATGIDALFDATLREMDKAGDNTIVFTNFVDFDSSYGHRRDVAGYAAALELFDRRLPELLKRVNGDDIIIFTADHGCDPTWSGTDHTREHIPVLIYGPKVKPGSLGHRETFADIGQTVASYFGVSPMDYGKSML; the protein is encoded by the coding sequence ATGAAACGTATATTTATTATGGTATTGGACTCGTTTGGCATCGGTGCTAGCGCCGATGCCGAGCGTTTTGGCGATCAGGGGGCCGACACCCTGGGCCACATCGCGGAAGTCTGTGCACGTGGCGAAGCCAACGTTGGCCGCCAGGGGCCACTGACACTGCCTAACCTGAGCCGTCTGGGCTTGGGTAAGGCGGCGCAAGCCTCTACCGGTAAATTCCCGCAGGGGCTGGACAGCAATGCGGACATCATGGGTGCCTATGCTTACGCCAGTGAGCTTTCTTCCGGTAAGGACACCCCATCAGGCCACTGGGAAATCGCTGGCGTGCCGGTGCTGTTTGACTGGGGCTATTTCAACGATCCACACCACAGCTTCCCGCAGGAACTGCTCGACACACTGGTTGAGCGTGCCAACTTGCCGGGTTACCTGGGCAATTGTCACTCTTCCGGCACGGTGATCCTCGATCAATTGGGCGCAGAGCACATGAAAACCGGCAAGCCGATTTTCTACACCTCCGCCGACTCAGTATTCCAGATCGCCTGCCATGAAGAAACTTTCGGCCTGGATCGCCTATATACGCTGTGCGAAATTGCCCGTGAAGCACTGACCGCAGGCGGTTACAACATTGGCCGCGTGATCGCGCGTCCTTTCGTGGGTGACAAGCCGGGCGAGTTCCAGCGTACCGGCAACCGTCACGATCTGGCTGTCGAACCGCCAGCTCCTACGGTGTTAAAAAAGTTGGTGGACGAGAAGGGCGGTGAAGTGGTGTCGATCGGTAAAATTGCCGACATCTACGCCAACGTTGGCATCACCAAGCAAGTGAAGGCCACCGGCATTGACGCATTGTTCGATGCGACCTTGAGAGAAATGGACAAGGCTGGCGACAACACCATCGTGTTCACCAACTTCGTTGACTTTGACTCCTCTTATGGTCACCGCCGTGATGTGGCGGGTTATGCCGCCGCGCTGGAACTGTTCGACCGCCGCTTACCGGAGCTACTCAAGCGGGTAAACGGTGACGATATCATTATCTTTACCGCTGACCACGGCTGCGACCCGACCTGGAGCGGCACTGACCACACCCGTGAACACATTCCGGTGCTGATCTATGGCCCGAAAGTGAAACCGGGTTCGCTGGGACACCGTGAAACCTTCGCCGACATCGGCCAAACTGTGGCCAGCTACTTTGGCGTGTCGCCAATGGATTACGGTAAATCCATGTTATAA
- the deoD gene encoding purine-nucleoside phosphorylase: MATPHINAEMGDFADVVLMPGDPLRAKYIAETFLEDAVEVNNVRGMLGFTGTYKGRRISVMGHGMGIPSCSIYARELIAEFGVKKIIRVGSCGAVRDDIKLRDVVIGMGACTDSKVNRLRFKDHDYAAIADFDMVRHAVDAAAAQGMAARVGNIFSADLFYTPDLDMFQVMKKYGILGVEMEAAGIYGVAAELHEEFGCKALTLCTVSDHILRHEATTAAERQTTFNEMIVIALESVLLGDQA, translated from the coding sequence ATGGCTACGCCGCACATTAATGCCGAAATGGGGGATTTCGCTGACGTAGTATTGATGCCGGGCGATCCGCTACGCGCAAAATACATCGCTGAAACCTTCCTGGAAGACGCGGTAGAAGTGAATAACGTGCGTGGCATGCTGGGTTTCACCGGCACCTACAAAGGTCGCCGCATCTCGGTAATGGGCCATGGCATGGGCATCCCGTCTTGCTCTATCTATGCACGTGAATTGATCGCCGAATTCGGCGTGAAAAAGATTATCCGCGTAGGGTCTTGCGGCGCGGTGCGCGACGATATCAAGCTGCGCGATGTGGTGATTGGTATGGGGGCTTGCACCGACTCCAAGGTCAACCGTCTGCGCTTCAAAGATCATGACTATGCGGCGATTGCTGACTTCGACATGGTGCGCCATGCGGTAGACGCGGCAGCGGCGCAGGGCATGGCGGCGCGCGTGGGCAATATCTTCTCCGCCGACCTGTTCTACACCCCAGATCTGGACATGTTCCAGGTGATGAAGAAATACGGCATTTTGGGGGTAGAAATGGAAGCGGCCGGCATTTACGGCGTGGCAGCGGAATTACACGAAGAGTTCGGCTGTAAGGCGCTGACCCTCTGCACGGTGTCCGACCACATTCTGCGTCATGAAGCGACTACCGCAGCCGAGCGTCAAACCACCTTTAACGAGATGATCGTTATCGCGCTGGAATCGGTACTGCTGGGCGACCAAGCCTGA
- a CDS encoding YtjB family periplasmic protein: MARTKLKFRLHRTAIILICLALLVLLMQGASYFSLSHQLARSEQVEELAQTLTRQVAYSLAPLLDNDIDNQRINATLKQLTDHSRILDASVYQLDGTLVSLAGEQINLRDRLSLDGKRAGSYFNHQIVESINGKDGPIGFIRITLDTHVLATESKQVDNTTNLLRLMILLALAIGIILARTLLQHQRSHWQQSPYLLTANTPLEEDDTVEDDEPSQPQEEAKKR, translated from the coding sequence ATGGCTCGCACTAAATTGAAATTCCGCCTGCACCGTACCGCTATTATCCTGATTTGCTTGGCTTTGCTGGTGCTGTTGATGCAAGGTGCCTCCTATTTCAGCCTGAGCCATCAATTGGCACGTTCCGAGCAGGTGGAAGAATTGGCACAAACGTTAACCAGGCAGGTGGCATACAGCCTGGCACCACTGCTGGACAACGACATCGACAATCAGCGTATCAACGCGACCCTGAAACAGCTTACCGATCATAGCCGCATTCTGGACGCCAGCGTCTATCAACTGGACGGCACCTTGGTTTCCCTCGCCGGTGAACAGATAAACCTACGCGATCGCCTGTCGCTCGACGGCAAACGCGCGGGCAGCTATTTCAACCATCAGATAGTTGAGTCGATCAACGGCAAAGACGGCCCGATCGGCTTTATCCGCATCACCCTCGATACCCATGTGCTGGCGACGGAATCCAAACAGGTGGACAACACCACCAACTTGCTGCGTCTGATGATCCTGCTGGCGCTGGCGATTGGTATTATTCTGGCGCGCACCCTGCTGCAACACCAACGCAGCCACTGGCAGCAGTCGCCATACCTGCTAACCGCCAATACACCGTTGGAAGAAGACGATACGGTGGAAGACGATGAACCGTCGCAGCCGCAGGAAGAAGCGAAGAAGCGCTGA
- the serB gene encoding phosphoserine phosphatase: MSNSLTYCDLPAEIAQWPGLPLSLSGNEVMPLDYRADHTGWLLYGKALDKTRIAQFQRKLGIAMVIVTAWDVGDYQVVRLAGTLTPGAMLLAAESGLDVAPLGEIPHLRTPGLLVMDMDSTAIEIECIDEIAKLAGVGVQVEEVTEHAMRGELDFTASLRQRVAMLKGADASILKQVCDKLPLMPGLTYLVGQLHAMGWHVAIASGGFTYYAEYLRDRLKLVAVVANELEMRDGKLTGEVLGPVVDAQFKADTLVRLAEKLGIAPAQTVAIGDGANDVQMMQVAGLGIAYHAKPNVYQQAQVSIRHADLIGVLCVLSGSLKHPVR, from the coding sequence ATGTCGAACAGTCTGACCTATTGCGATCTTCCGGCGGAGATCGCTCAATGGCCGGGTCTTCCCCTTTCCTTGAGCGGTAATGAAGTGATGCCGCTGGACTATCGGGCGGATCATACCGGGTGGTTATTGTACGGCAAAGCATTGGATAAAACGCGCATCGCTCAGTTCCAGCGCAAGCTGGGGATAGCGATGGTGATCGTCACTGCCTGGGACGTAGGGGATTATCAGGTCGTGCGTTTGGCGGGAACCCTGACACCGGGTGCCATGCTGTTGGCGGCGGAGAGCGGGCTGGACGTGGCACCGTTGGGCGAGATCCCGCACCTGCGCACGCCGGGTTTACTGGTGATGGATATGGACTCGACAGCGATCGAGATCGAGTGCATCGATGAGATAGCCAAGCTGGCGGGTGTGGGTGTGCAGGTGGAAGAAGTCACCGAACATGCGATGCGCGGCGAACTGGACTTTACCGCCAGCCTGCGTCAGCGCGTCGCTATGCTGAAGGGGGCTGATGCCAGCATCCTCAAGCAAGTGTGTGACAAACTGCCCCTGATGCCTGGGTTGACCTACCTGGTGGGTCAGTTGCACGCTATGGGCTGGCATGTGGCGATCGCCTCAGGTGGCTTCACCTATTACGCCGAATACCTGCGTGACCGGTTGAAACTGGTCGCGGTGGTGGCCAATGAGCTAGAGATGCGCGATGGCAAACTGACCGGTGAAGTGCTAGGGCCAGTGGTGGATGCGCAGTTCAAGGCTGATACGCTGGTACGGCTGGCGGAAAAGCTGGGTATTGCGCCAGCGCAAACGGTGGCCATCGGCGATGGTGCCAACGATGTGCAGATGATGCAGGTAGCGGGGCTGGGTATCGCCTACCATGCCAAACCCAACGTGTATCAACAAGCGCAGGTATCGATTCGCCATGCTGATCTGATCGGCGTGCTGTGCGTATTGAGCGGCAGCCTGAAACACCCAGTGCGCTAA
- the radA gene encoding DNA repair protein RadA, whose product MAKAAKRAFVCNECGADYPRWQGQCSACHAWNSITEVRLAALPSSSRNERLSGYAGNAGMSKVQKLSDISLEALPRFTTGFLEFDRVLGGGVVPGSAILIGGNPGAGKSTLLLQVLCKLSEQMKTLYVTGEESLQQVAMRAHRLGLPTRGLNMLSETSIEQICLVADQEQPKLMVIDSIQVMHMADIQSSPGSVAQVRETAAYLTRFAKTRGVAIVMVGHVTKDGSLAGPKVLEHCIDCSVLLDGDADSRFRTLRSHKNRFGAVNELGVFAMTEQGLREVSNPSAIFLSRGEAVTSGSSVMVVWEGTRPLLVEIQALVDHSMLSNPRRVAVGLEQNRLAILLAVLHRHGGLQMSDQDVFVNVVGGVKVTETSADLALLMSLVSSLRDRPLPKDLVVFGEVGLAGEIRPVPSGQERISEAAKHGFKRAIVPHANVPKKPLTNMQVFGVKKLAEALEVLDAFY is encoded by the coding sequence GTGGCAAAAGCAGCAAAACGGGCGTTTGTATGTAATGAGTGCGGTGCTGATTACCCGCGTTGGCAGGGGCAGTGCAGCGCCTGTCACGCCTGGAACAGTATTACTGAAGTGCGTTTGGCGGCGCTGCCTTCCTCCTCCCGCAACGAACGCCTAAGTGGCTATGCTGGCAACGCTGGCATGAGCAAAGTGCAGAAACTGTCGGACATCAGCCTAGAAGCGTTACCGCGTTTCACCACGGGCTTTCTTGAGTTTGATCGGGTACTGGGCGGTGGCGTGGTACCTGGCAGTGCCATTTTGATCGGTGGCAACCCCGGTGCGGGTAAAAGTACCTTACTGTTGCAGGTGCTGTGCAAACTGTCCGAACAGATGAAAACCCTGTACGTTACTGGCGAAGAGTCGCTACAGCAGGTAGCGATGCGCGCCCACCGTCTGGGGCTGCCGACTCGTGGTTTGAATATGCTGTCGGAAACCAGCATCGAGCAGATCTGCCTGGTCGCTGATCAGGAACAGCCGAAGCTAATGGTGATCGACTCGATCCAAGTGATGCACATGGCAGACATTCAGTCTTCGCCGGGGAGCGTGGCGCAAGTACGTGAAACTGCCGCCTATCTGACACGCTTTGCCAAAACGCGCGGCGTAGCGATCGTGATGGTCGGCCACGTCACTAAGGACGGCTCGCTAGCGGGGCCGAAGGTACTGGAACACTGCATCGACTGCTCGGTGTTGCTGGATGGCGATGCTGATTCCCGCTTCCGTACTTTGCGCAGCCATAAGAACCGCTTTGGCGCGGTCAATGAGCTAGGTGTCTTCGCCATGACCGAACAGGGTCTGCGTGAAGTCAGCAACCCCTCGGCCATTTTCCTCAGTCGCGGCGAAGCGGTGACCTCCGGCAGCTCGGTGATGGTCGTTTGGGAGGGGACCCGGCCACTACTGGTGGAGATCCAAGCGCTGGTGGATCACTCCATGCTGTCCAACCCGCGCCGGGTAGCGGTTGGGCTAGAGCAGAACCGGCTGGCGATCCTGCTGGCGGTGCTGCATCGTCACGGTGGGCTACAAATGTCCGATCAGGACGTGTTCGTCAACGTGGTCGGCGGTGTGAAGGTCACTGAGACCAGCGCCGATCTGGCACTGCTGATGTCGCTGGTGTCTAGCTTGCGCGATCGGCCATTGCCAAAGGATCTGGTGGTGTTTGGCGAAGTGGGCTTGGCGGGGGAGATCCGCCCGGTGCCGAGCGGCCAGGAGCGTATTTCCGAAGCGGCCAAACACGGCTTCAAACGCGCTATCGTGCCGCACGCCAATGTGCCTAAGAAACCGCTGACCAATATGCAGGTGTTCGGCGTGAAGAAATTGGCAGAGGCGCTGGAGGTGTTGGATGCATTTTATTAA